In the Planctomycetia bacterium genome, CGGTACTTTCTTGCGCGCGACGTGAAACGGCAGCTGCCCGTCGCCGCTGCTCATCCGCAGCAGAAACTCGGCGTCGAACACATGCACTGCCGTGTTGCCGGCCCACAGCTCGAGTGAACCGTCGGGCCCGCGCCGCGCGGCTTCGCTTGCCGGAAGATCGCTGTACTCGATGATCTGCGCTCGCCCGTCGATCTCGGCGACGACGCCGACGCGCTCCGCCGGATCGAGCTTCGCGACCACTTGCGTCGACGCTTGGCTGCCGGCCAGCAAGTGGTAGCCGAGGAACTCCGGATCGCACATCGCGACCAACGGGTTGTCGACTTGAAAGTAGAACAAGTGCTTGATGCCGCGCTCGCGAATGATCTTCGGCGCGGCGCTTCGGCCGAGCGCGGCGAGCAGCCCGCCGTGACCATCGGGACTCAGCGCGAGCTCGCTCGGCGAGGCGAGCAGTAAGTTGCCGGTTCGCTCATCGACGGCCGGCATCGTCCCTTGGCAGAAGACGACCAGATCGTCTACGGCGAGGCCGAAACGGTCGTGTTGGTCGAGGAATTCGATCGTCTCGGCATGCGTCGCCGGGCTCGTCATCAGAAACAGCGGGATGCGGACGCCGTAGCGCCGCCCGACCGCGATGAGTTTCTCGAACAGAATTTGAAACAGCGGGCACTCGGAGACGGGCCCGATGGGGTACATCCCTTTCGGATGATCGAAGCCGAGGCGTGTCCCCTGCCCTCCGGCGACGAGCACCGCGCCGACTTCTCCGGCCCGCAGCGCTTCTGCGCCGCGGCGGCGCGCATCGGCCGGGGAGAATTCCTTCGTTCCCTGGAGACGAATCGCGCGGGGCGACTTCGCGCGGGCCGAAAGCGCGCCCCAGTCTTCGCTCTTCGATTCCCCTTTGGCGAGCTTGGCGATGCGGGGGAAGTCGATGTCGCGAATCTGCGCGGCGAGTTGCTCGCGCTCGGCCGGGGAAAGCCGCGGCCAGTGCGCGAGCAAATGTTGTTGATCGTGCTGTGTTAAGAGCTTTTTGAGCGTCTCGAAGATCGATCTGAAGGCCGTCGTAGGCGAGTTCCATTCCGGCCGGCAACAAAGCGTTCGTGGCGACGTGTTCCAGGTCGTGAGCCATGTGTGTGAACAACGTGCGCTTGGCTCCGACGCGCTTCGCCGCCTCGACCGCTTGCGTGAGGCTGAAGTGCGTGGGATGGAATTGGCTGCGGAGCGCGTCGACGATAAACAGATCGAGCCCTTCCAGGAGGGGCCAGCTTTCGTCGGGAATACCGTTCACGTCGGTGCAGTAGGCGATGTTGCCGATGCGGAAGCCGAGCACGCGGAAACGGCCGTGGTACAGCCGAATCGGGATGATCTTCGCCCCCAAGACGTGAAACGGCTCCAAGCCGATGCGCTCGAACGTCAGCTTCGGGTAGGAGGCTTGGCTCGTTTCCGCTTCCGCACCGAACGCATAGTCGAACGATTTGCGGATGCGCGCCTCGACTTGCTCTTCGCAATACAGCGGCAGCCGATGGCCGAGGTAATAAGGAAACACGCGCAGGTCGTCGAGGCCGAAGAGATGGTCGGCGTGTTCGTGCGTATAGAGCACGGCATGGACGAGGTCGACCCGTTCGCGCAGGAGTTGGGCCCTCATGTCGGGGGTGGTGTCGATGAGGAGCGTTCCGTCGGGCAGGCCGACGACGAGGCTGCAGCGAGTTCGGTTGTTGCGCGGATCGGTACTTTGGCAGACCGGGCAACCGCAGCCGAGCGTGGGAACGCCGACGCTCGTTCCGGTCCCGAGGAAGATCATCTTCCCGTGCAACTGGGCCGGATTTGCGAGCGGCTGGTGCGCCATAGGAACCGGCGATGAGGAACGAGGGGCGTAGGGTACGGAGGATCGTTCGGAAAACGCTAAGGGACGAGTCTGCAACTGCTTAACTGCTGCTTAAGGTTGATTTAGTATCGCGGCGAGCCCGACGATCGACAAGGCATCGCGCTTTGGGGGCCACAGAAACTCGCTAACATCAAATCGGAACACAAGTTACCCGCTGCGGCGCCCGGCCGAACCGTTATTGACCCCTCCGGAGCAAACCTATAAATTGAGGTAACGGAATATCTTGCGCAGCCGGATCGGTCGCTCGTTGTGCGGTCGCCGGGGCTGCGTCGAGCTTGATAGCGGTGCTTGGATCGGCAGGGAATGCCTCGGTAGGCCAAGGGTTCGGCCTTCTTCGGCGGTACCGTAGGGCCGAGGCGGCTTCTTTTCCGGCGAATTTCGTTTCAGCGAATTTCAGTACAGATACAGCGACAATCGTCACAGCGGTTTGGATTGCCATGCAACAGGTACTTAGTGCGGTCGGCGACGTTACGGGCAGCGTGTTCGGGGGCCTCGGCCGCTCGTTCGAGCGCACGCTCACGGCCTTATTCGGCTCGTCGAACGCTCGTTATATCAAGAAGTTACAGCCGAAAGTCGCGGCGATCAACCAACTGGAGCCGAAGTACCAGGGGTTGACCGACGACGAGCTGCGCCAGCAGACCGTGAAGTTTCGCGAGCGCTTGGCCGCCGGGCAAACGCTCGACGACATCTTGGCCGAAGCGTTCGCCGTCTGCCGTGAGGCGAGTCGCCGGTTCATCGGCTTGCGCCATTACGACGTGCAATTGATCGGCGGCATGGTGTTGCATAGCGGCGCGATCGGCGAAATGGCGACCGGCGAAGGGAAAACTCTCGTCGCCACGTTGCCGGCGTATCTCAACGCGCTCGAAGGGAAAGGGGTCCACGTCGTCACGGTCAACAGCTACTTGGCCCGCCGCGATATGGAATGGATGGGCCCGGTCTATATGGGCCTGGGTCTGACGGTCGGCGCGATCTACAACGACATGGATCCGGCCGAACGGCAGCGCGCTTATCTGTGCGACATCACCTACGGCACGAACAACGAATTCGGCTTCGACTACCTGCGCGACAACATGAAGCCGGCCGCGCATGGCGACAAGCGGTTCGACGCCTTCGAGCAGCAAGTGCAGCGCGTGCTCAACTACGCGATCATCGACGAAGTCGACAACATCCTCGTCGACGAAGCTCGAACGCCGCTCATCATCTCGGGCCCCGCGAACGACGACGTCGAAAAATACGCCGTGGCCGAAAAGATCGCGCGGCAGTTGAAGCGCGACGTCCACTTCGAAGTGAAAGAGAAGGAACACACCGCGCATCTGAACGGAGACGGCGTGCGCGAGGCCGAGCGCTTGGCCGGCGTCGAAAGCTTCTACACGGCCGGCAACATGCACTGGCCGCACCTGATCGACAACGCGCTCAAGGCTCATCATCTTTACAAGCGCGACGTGAACTACGTCGTGCAAGACGGCGAAGTCGTGATCGTCGACGAGTTCACCGGCCGGTTGATGCAAGGTCGTCAATGGAGCGACGGGCTGCATCAAGCCGTGGAAGCGAAAGAAGGAGTGAAGATCAAGAAAGAGTCGCAAACCTATGCGACCGTCACGCTGCAAAACTTCTTCAAGATGTACAAGAAGATCAGCGGTATGACCGGCACGGCGATGACCGAAGCCAACGAGCTTTGGAAAATCTACAAGCTCGACGTGATCGCGATCCCGACGAATAAGCCCTCGATTCGCGTCAATTTTCAAGACACGATCTATCGCACCGAACGTGAGAAATACGAAGCGATCTGCGACGAAATCGAATCGCTCCACAAGTGGGACCAGCTCGACTTGAACGACGGGAAGTTCCTCGTCGGCACGATCGCCCGCGAAGACGACAACGAAGTGGTGTTCACGGAAAGCGAATCGAAGGAGAAGCGGCCGATAGCGAAGTCGACGATCAAAAAGATTCGCCGTAAGGGGCGTCCCGTGCTGGTCGGCACCGTCAGCATCGAGAAGAGCGAGCTCATCAGCTCGATGCTCAATCGCCGGGGCATCAAGCATGAAGTGCTCAATGCGAAGCACCACCAACGAGAAGCGGAAATCATTTCGCAAGCCGGACGATTCAACGCCGTGACGATCGCCACGAACATGGCCGGTCGCGGTACCGACATCATCCTCGGCGGCAATCCCGAGACGATGGCCTGGGCTCAACTACAAGCGAAGTACGAGTCGCGCCTCGACGTGCCGCAAGACGAATGGAACCGCTTGGTCGCGGAGATCGAAGCCCGGGAGCAGATGAAGCCCGAAGGGGTGATGGTCCGCGGTCTCGGCGGGTTGCACGTGATCGGCACGGAGCGCCACGAAGCGCGCCGGATCGACTTACAGCTGCGCGGCCGTTGCGGTCGTCAGGGAGATCCCGGCTCGTCCCGTTTCTTCCTCTCGCTCGAAGACGACCTGATGCGGATCTTCGCCGGCGAATGGGTGAAGAACGTGCTGACGCGCCTCGGCATGCAAGAGGGAGAAGCGATCGAAAGCAAGATGGTCTCGCGACGGATCGAAGGGGCGCAGAAGAAAGTCGAAGAGCGCAACTTCGAAGTTCGTAAGAACCTGCTCGAGTACGACGAAGTGATGGACGAGCAGCGCAAACGCGTCTACGGCTTCCGCCAGCAACTGCTCGACGGCGTGAACTGCAAGTACGTCATCCTCGACATGATTCAAAAACTCGTCGACCGTCGGCTCGACGAAATGCTCGACCGCGACTACGGCACCAGCACCTACGCGAAGTGGGCCGGTCATATTCTCGGCGTCGAACTCGAACCGGGAGATTTCCGCGGCCTCGACGGCGAGCAAGCCGAGCGCCGGGCGCGCGACGAAGCGCAGCGGCAAGTCGAAAGCCAACTGCACGACGCCATCGAAGAGAACCTGCCCGACGGCGAAGACGAAAAGGAATGGAACTGGGAAGCGCTCGCGAAGTTCGTCGACGCGCGCTGGGGGCTGAGCCTCCGCGATCGCGACTTGAAGAAAGTCGGCCGCGACGGGGTCGCCGAGATGGTCATCGAAAAAGTAACGGACGCGATCGAGAAGGTCGACCTGTCCGAAGGCTCGAAGTTCTTGGATGCCGATTTCCCGGTGTTCTCCGTATGTGCTTGGATGCGGCAGAAGTTCACCATCGAACTCGCTCCCGAAGAGATTCGCGGGCTCGACCTGGCGACGGTGAAGAAGCTGGTGCTGGCCCGGGTGCTGGCCGCTTACGATCAGAAGGAAGCGGAGTATCCGGTGCTCGCCGGGTTGCTGCACTTCTCGCGCGGCGCCGAAGGGGAGCAGAAGAAATACGACCGCGAAGGGATCGTCGCTTGGGCTCGCGAGCGGTTCGACGTCGAGCTCGCGCTCGACGATCTGAAGAACAAGCAACGGGACGAGATTCGCGATCTCTTGGTCGACAACAGCCGCAAGTACCAAGCGAAAGCCGAGACGGCGCTGAAAGACGCGCAGTCGCGCATCGAGCGCATCTTCGGTTCGTCGCACGAAGCCAATCTTTCGGCCGCCACCGCTTCGGGCGGCAACGGCGTGCTGACGTCGTTCGTCGATTGGATGCGGAACGATTTGGAAAGTCCGCTCGAGCCGGAAGAGATCGGCTCGATGGATCGCGACACGCTCGAACGCCGCGTGACCGGCGCGGTCGAAGATCGGTATCGCCCGGAAATTCGGGGCATGGAGCGTCGGCTGGTGTTGTTCGTGCTCGATGCCGCCTGGAAAGACCATCTATTGGCGATGGATCATTTGCGGTCGAGCGTGAGTATGCGAGGCTACGCGCAAGTCGATCCGAAGGTGGAGTATCGTCGCGAAGGGATGCGGACGTTCGAAACGATGTGGGACAACATCGGCGATCAAACGACCGACATGGTCTTCCGCGTCGAACAGCTCAGCGAAGATTTCATCGGCTCGACCTGGGTCGAAAGCAAAGCGGTTCACGAATCGCCGGACGCGAGCATCGCGACCTCGGACCAGCAGCAAGCCGTGCAGAATTCCGAAGCCGGCTCCGCGCCGGTCGAGCCGATTCGCAATCGCGGGCCGCAAGTTGGACGGAACGACCCCTGCCCTTGCGGCAGCGGCAAGAAATACAAGCAATGCCACATGCACCGCGACGGCGGCTAGGCGCGAGCTTCCGCCGGCTACGACGCTCGGCGAGTTACTTGGCTTGATGATGACTTTCGGGAACGGATTCCCATGGCCTATCTGTTGAACCTGCTCTATCTGGCGCTGCTCGTCGCGGCTTCGCCGTGGCTCGTGTATGCCTCGGTCCGTAAGAAAAAGTATCGCCAAGGCTTTGCGGAAAAGTTGCTCGGGCTCGTGCCGAAGCGCGCCGGCTCGGAACCTTGCGTGTGGGTGCATGCCGTGAGCGTCGGCGAGGTGATGCTCGTGGCGTCGCTCGTTAAGCAGCTGCGTGCCGAGCGGCCGACATGGCGCGTCGTGTTGTCGACCACGACGCAGACCGGCCTGGAAACGGCTCGCAAAAAGTATCCCGACCTCTTGAGCTTCTATTGCCCGCTCGATTTCAGTTGGGCCGTGCGCGCAGCCATGCGACGACTTCGACCGAGCATGCTCGTGCTGGCCGAATTGGAACTCTGGCCGAACCTGATCGCTGCGGCGAAGCAGGCG is a window encoding:
- a CDS encoding UDPGP type 1 family protein, producing the protein MFETLKKLLTQHDQQHLLAHWPRLSPAEREQLAAQIRDIDFPRIAKLAKGESKSEDWGALSARAKSPRAIRLQGTKEFSPADARRRGAEALRAGEVGAVLVAGGQGTRLGFDHPKGMYPIGPVSECPLFQILFEKLIAVGRRYGVRIPLFLMTSPATHAETIEFLDQHDRFGLAVDDLVVFCQGTMPAVDERTGNLLLASPSELALSPDGHGGLLAALGRSAAPKIIRERGIKHLFYFQVDNPLVAMCDPEFLGYHLLAGSQASTQVVAKLDPAERVGVVAEIDGRAQIIEYSDLPASEAARRGPDGSLELWAGNTAVHVFDAEFLLRMSSGDGQLPFHVARKKVPHIDASGQEIEPQEPNALKFERFIFDLLPAAKQTIVVEVDPAEAFAPLKNAAGSKTDSPELCRAAISAQHRRRLREAGFEIGDDVPVEISPLYALDAADLKTKLKPGTKFELPTHLH
- a CDS encoding SEC-C domain-containing protein, which codes for MQQVLSAVGDVTGSVFGGLGRSFERTLTALFGSSNARYIKKLQPKVAAINQLEPKYQGLTDDELRQQTVKFRERLAAGQTLDDILAEAFAVCREASRRFIGLRHYDVQLIGGMVLHSGAIGEMATGEGKTLVATLPAYLNALEGKGVHVVTVNSYLARRDMEWMGPVYMGLGLTVGAIYNDMDPAERQRAYLCDITYGTNNEFGFDYLRDNMKPAAHGDKRFDAFEQQVQRVLNYAIIDEVDNILVDEARTPLIISGPANDDVEKYAVAEKIARQLKRDVHFEVKEKEHTAHLNGDGVREAERLAGVESFYTAGNMHWPHLIDNALKAHHLYKRDVNYVVQDGEVVIVDEFTGRLMQGRQWSDGLHQAVEAKEGVKIKKESQTYATVTLQNFFKMYKKISGMTGTAMTEANELWKIYKLDVIAIPTNKPSIRVNFQDTIYRTEREKYEAICDEIESLHKWDQLDLNDGKFLVGTIAREDDNEVVFTESESKEKRPIAKSTIKKIRRKGRPVLVGTVSIEKSELISSMLNRRGIKHEVLNAKHHQREAEIISQAGRFNAVTIATNMAGRGTDIILGGNPETMAWAQLQAKYESRLDVPQDEWNRLVAEIEAREQMKPEGVMVRGLGGLHVIGTERHEARRIDLQLRGRCGRQGDPGSSRFFLSLEDDLMRIFAGEWVKNVLTRLGMQEGEAIESKMVSRRIEGAQKKVEERNFEVRKNLLEYDEVMDEQRKRVYGFRQQLLDGVNCKYVILDMIQKLVDRRLDEMLDRDYGTSTYAKWAGHILGVELEPGDFRGLDGEQAERRARDEAQRQVESQLHDAIEENLPDGEDEKEWNWEALAKFVDARWGLSLRDRDLKKVGRDGVAEMVIEKVTDAIEKVDLSEGSKFLDADFPVFSVCAWMRQKFTIELAPEEIRGLDLATVKKLVLARVLAAYDQKEAEYPVLAGLLHFSRGAEGEQKKYDREGIVAWARERFDVELALDDLKNKQRDEIRDLLVDNSRKYQAKAETALKDAQSRIERIFGSSHEANLSAATASGGNGVLTSFVDWMRNDLESPLEPEEIGSMDRDTLERRVTGAVEDRYRPEIRGMERRLVLFVLDAAWKDHLLAMDHLRSSVSMRGYAQVDPKVEYRREGMRTFETMWDNIGDQTTDMVFRVEQLSEDFIGSTWVESKAVHESPDASIATSDQQQAVQNSEAGSAPVEPIRNRGPQVGRNDPCPCGSGKKYKQCHMHRDGG